CCGGACACGACGGCGCTGTTGAAGAGCATGGGCTACGACTTGCGTTTCGTGGACAAACGGGGCGACCCGGAGACGGTCGGGCGGGTGGAAGCCATCCAGATCAAAGATGGCTGGCTGCTCGGCGGGCACGACGGACGTGGAGCGGGGGAAGTAGCCGGTTATTGATCTAGCCGTCGGCGGCCTTCACTTGGTTGCGGATCGCGCCCACACCATCGATCTCGACCTCCACCACATCGCCGGGCTTGAGGAAGGCCGGCGGCTTCTGGTGCATTCCCACGCCTCTCGGGGTGCCGGTGGCGATGATGTCTCCCGGCTCCAGCGTCATCGACGCCGAGCAGTACTCGATAAGCTTTGGAATGCGGTGCACCAGCAGGGACGTACTGGAATCCTGGCGGAGCTCGCCGTTCACCCGGGAGCGGATGGCGAGCGCGTGCGGATCGGGGACTTCGTCGCGCGTGACCAACCAGGGTCCGATGGGACAGAAAGTGTCCGGGCTCTTGCCGCGGGTCCACTGCTTGTCGCCGAATTGCCATCTGCGCTCGCTCACGTCGTTCAGCGCCATGTAGCCGGCGACCACGTCCATGGCGCGATCCGCGCGCACGCGCTTGCAGCGCCGACCGATGACCACCGCCAGTTCCGCCTCATAATCCACCTGCGGCTCTTCGTTCCCCGGCGGCAGGACGATCGGATCGAACGGGCCGCAGATGCTGTTGGGATACTTGGCGAAGATGAGCGGCGCCTCGGGGGCTTTGGTGGAGAATTCTTCCGCGTGCTCCTGATAGTTGAATCCCAGGGCAATGATCTTGGTCGGCCGTGGCACCGGAGGACCGAGCCGTAACGCGCTCAAGAGCAGGCGCTGGGCGGCCGTCCCTTCCAGCGTCCGGGCCAGGCGCAGCGCCGGCTCACCGGCGGTAAGCAACGCTTCCATGCTGGCGAACCACGCTGCTTCTTTGCCTTGCGCGGCGCGGGCCAGGTCCACCACGCCGTCCCCGCTGACGACGCCGAGCTTCAAGCCTTCTCCGGTCCCAAAAGTGACCAGTCTCATGGGCGTTCAAAGTACAGGGAGGTCGGAGGCCGCGGCAAGTGCGTGCGCGAGGCTCAGGACGTGGGGAGAGTGATCTTGACCAGCAGCCCGCCTCCGGGCGCGTTCTCCGCGGTGACCCGGCCGTGGTGGAGCTTTACCGCGCGATGGGTGATGGCCAGCCCGAGTCCGATACCGCCGGTATCGCGTTCGCGCGCGGCCGTCACCCGGTAGAAAGGACGGAACAGGTTGGGCAGCTCAGCTTCAGGCACGCCCGCGCCGTAGTCCCGGATGCAAATCTCCGCCAGCTTGCCGGAAGGCGAAGAGTCGCAGGTCAGCCGGATCTGCACCGGCGTGCCCAGCTTGGCGTAGTGGATGGCGTTGCGCACAACATTCTCGATGGCGCTGTGCAGCAGCTCGGCGCTGCCCAGCACGAAGCACGGCTCGCTGGAGACGACTTCCACCGACGTGCCGCGCTCCTGCGCCTCGAAGGCGGCATCGGCGGCGATCTCCGCCACCATCGCCTGCAGGTCGAAGCGTTCGGGGTCGGGAGGCTCGGTGGCGGCCTCCATCCGCGCCAAGGCGAGCAGGCGTCCGATCATCTCATTAAGCGTCTCCGCCTCGCGCTCGATACGGTCGAGAGCAGTGGCGGTCTCCGTATCGGTGCGGCGGCGCGCCAGTCCCAGAGCGACGCTCAGCCGCGCCAGCGGGGAGCGCAGCTCGTGGGAGATGTCGCGGATCAGTTGCCGCTCGCTGGTGATCAGCTCCTCGATCCGTCCAGCCATGCGGTTGAACTCCCGGCCGAGCTCCCCGAGCTCGTCCCGGCGGCTGGTGACCGCCGGCCCTGCGCGCGCGCTCAGGTCGCCGGTGGCAAGTTGTGTGGCCGCACTCCGGAGCCGCAGGATCGGCCCGGTGAGCGAGCGCGTCAGGAGATAACAGATCAGCCCGGAAATGAGGAAGGCCAGCGCCCAACGCAGCAACTGGATACGTGTAGTTGGCCGGAAGGCGCGGAAGGGGCCCCGCGGCATCTCGGCCACGAAGATGTAACTGCGACCGGAAGGTCCGGTAGCGCGTTGTGCGGCGAGGGCTGTCGTGCCGCTGACGGTGAATTCCGGTTCTCCGCTCTCCGCGACCTTGAGCATGGCAGCCTGCGCTTCCGCGCTGTCACGGCCGGCCAGCAGGTTCCCCTTATCGTCGTATAGAGCGGCGCGCATGTGCGCACCTGCTTCGAGCCGTTGCAGGTAGTTGCGCAGCGCGCTCGCGCCGTAGCGGTCGAATTCCTCGGCGCAGGTTTGGGCATACATCGCGGTAGCGTCGCTGGTGGCCGAGCGCCAGCGCGAGATCACCGTTTCCGGCTGCACCATGACCGTGACGGCGACCACCAGGATGAAGAGCAGCACGATGGCCCAGAACGAGAGGAAGATGCGGAGAAAGAGGCTGCGCACGCGTCAGCCCCCGGCCTGCCCTGGGCGCACGTAGATGTAGCCGACACCGCGCACCGCCTTGATGCGCTCGCTGCCGTCGGGCTGCTCGCCCAGTTTCTTGCGGATCTTGCTGATGTGCATGTCCACGCTGCGGTCGTAGGGCATAAACCTCCGCCCCAGGACCTCGTTGACCAATTGTTCCCGCGTGACTACGGTCCCGGCCGAACGCAGCAGGCGCTCGAGCAAAGAGAATTCCACCGACGTCAGCTCCACCGGGCTACCGGCACGGCGAGCGGACCGGGTCGCCGGATCGAGTTCGACGTCGCCGATAGCGACCGGGCCGACTGCCTCCGCCATCGTGCCGCTGCGCCGCAGGATGGCACGCACGCGGGCGAGCAGCTCGCGCGGGTTGAACGGCTTCGGCAGGTAGTCGTCGGCGCCGATCTCCAGGCCCACGATGCGGTCCACATCCTCGCCCCGGGCGGTCAGGATGAGCACCGGGACGCGCGAGCGCTGCCGCACCTCGCGCAGGACATCGAGCCCGCTCTTCCCCGGCAGCATCACATCCAGGATCACCAGCGCGTAATCCCCGGAAAGCGCGCGCTCCTGGCCGGCCGCACCGGTGTGCGCTGCGTCCACCTGGAAATCCTCTGCGCTCAGGTATTCGCGCACCAGGTCGCAGAGTTCCACGTCGTCGTCCACGATCAGGATGCGTTCCATGGCCCGCTTCATAGTCCCACAACAGGCTACGCCCCGAGGACGCGTTTACAAATCTTTACCGATGCTGACCGAGTCTTTACCGCAACCTGCGTGTCAACGTGTTTATGCTGGGCAGAAGAGGCTGGGACTAGTGGGTCCCGCCGGAGGGTTCGAATATGAAGAAGTACGCGATCACAGCAGGCATCATCGTCGTGGTGTTGGCGGGAGCCATGGCGTTGCACGCCGAAGCGAAGTTTCGCCGCGCCAGTCGCTCCTGGGGCGGGCCGCCGATGGCTGGCCGCTTCCTGCAGCACATGGCCGACGTTCTCGATCTCACTGACGCGCAGCAGGCGCAGATCAAGCAGATGTGGAAGGACGAGCAGCCCGCCATCCGGCCGTTGCTGCAACAGCTCGCCGACGGCCATAAGCAGATGGTGACCGCCACCAGCGGGGGCAAGTTCGACCAGGCGCATGTACAGGCCATCGCCAACCAGCAGGCACAGACCATCGCCCAGCTGATCGTCGAGAAGCAGAAGCTCCAGGCCAAGGTGTACACCGTCCTGAACGCTGACCAGCAGGCCAAGCTGGAGCGCCTGCAGCAACGTCACATGGCGCGCATGCAGAAGTGGCTGGACCAGAGCAGTGAGGTTCCCAAGGCGCAATAAGCTGTTCCTCCCTCGAGCCCGCGGGCGAGCGTGCCTCCTGAACCCGCGGGCATTTTTTTGCCCTCTGCCTGACAAATCTTTACCCCGCCTTGACCGACTCTTTACGTTGCGCCGCCCGCTGCCGGGTCTAATCCAGTAGAGAGTTTGGAGTGACTGTCATGAAGACATCGAAAAAGAAATGGTTGATCGTGCTGGGTCTGGCGATCACGGTTGCGATCGTGGCCGCGTTCAAGTTCGGGCCGAAGGACTCGGCGCAGTATCTCACCCAAAAGGCGCAGCGCGGCGACATCCGCGACCTGGTGGAAGCGACCGGCACCATCAACGCGGTGACCACGGTGCAGGTCGGCTCCCAGGTTTCCGGAGTCATCCAGAGGCTGGATGCCGATTTCAACTCGCACGTCAAGAAGGGGCAGGTGATCGCGCTGATCGATCCCTCGCTCTTCCAGGGCGCGCTCCTGCAGGCCCGAGCGGACCTGGAGAGCTCGCGGGCGAACCTGGCGGCCGCCAAGGCCAATCTGGCGAAAGCGCAGTCCACGGCCGTGCAAGCGGCGTCAGACTACGCCCGTAACCAGGCCTTGGCGCAAGAAGGGGTGATCAGCGCGCAGGCGTTGGACCTGGCGAAGGCTAACGCGGAGACCGCTGCCGCCGCGGTGAATGCGGCCAAGGCCCAGGTCCAGCAGGCTGCAGCCGACACTCAGCAGAAGTCGGCAGCCGTCACCGTGGCCCAGACCAATGTCGATCACACCATCATCCGTTCTCCCATCGACGGCACGGTGGTTGCACGCAATGTGGATGTGGGCCAGACCGTGGCTGCTTCTCTGCAGGCGCCGACTCTGTTCA
This DNA window, taken from Terriglobales bacterium, encodes the following:
- a CDS encoding fumarylacetoacetate hydrolase family protein yields the protein MRLVTFGTGEGLKLGVVSGDGVVDLARAAQGKEAAWFASMEALLTAGEPALRLARTLEGTAAQRLLLSALRLGPPVPRPTKIIALGFNYQEHAEEFSTKAPEAPLIFAKYPNSICGPFDPIVLPPGNEEPQVDYEAELAVVIGRRCKRVRADRAMDVVAGYMALNDVSERRWQFGDKQWTRGKSPDTFCPIGPWLVTRDEVPDPHALAIRSRVNGELRQDSSTSLLVHRIPKLIEYCSASMTLEPGDIIATGTPRGVGMHQKPPAFLKPGDVVEVEIDGVGAIRNQVKAADG
- a CDS encoding ATP-binding protein, which codes for MRSLFLRIFLSFWAIVLLFILVVAVTVMVQPETVISRWRSATSDATAMYAQTCAEEFDRYGASALRNYLQRLEAGAHMRAALYDDKGNLLAGRDSAEAQAAMLKVAESGEPEFTVSGTTALAAQRATGPSGRSYIFVAEMPRGPFRAFRPTTRIQLLRWALAFLISGLICYLLTRSLTGPILRLRSAATQLATGDLSARAGPAVTSRRDELGELGREFNRMAGRIEELITSERQLIRDISHELRSPLARLSVALGLARRRTDTETATALDRIEREAETLNEMIGRLLALARMEAATEPPDPERFDLQAMVAEIAADAAFEAQERGTSVEVVSSEPCFVLGSAELLHSAIENVVRNAIHYAKLGTPVQIRLTCDSSPSGKLAEICIRDYGAGVPEAELPNLFRPFYRVTAARERDTGGIGLGLAITHRAVKLHHGRVTAENAPGGGLLVKITLPTS
- a CDS encoding response regulator transcription factor, with protein sequence MERILIVDDDVELCDLVREYLSAEDFQVDAAHTGAAGQERALSGDYALVILDVMLPGKSGLDVLREVRQRSRVPVLILTARGEDVDRIVGLEIGADDYLPKPFNPRELLARVRAILRRSGTMAEAVGPVAIGDVELDPATRSARRAGSPVELTSVEFSLLERLLRSAGTVVTREQLVNEVLGRRFMPYDRSVDMHISKIRKKLGEQPDGSERIKAVRGVGYIYVRPGQAGG
- a CDS encoding Spy/CpxP family protein refolding chaperone, with translation MKKYAITAGIIVVVLAGAMALHAEAKFRRASRSWGGPPMAGRFLQHMADVLDLTDAQQAQIKQMWKDEQPAIRPLLQQLADGHKQMVTATSGGKFDQAHVQAIANQQAQTIAQLIVEKQKLQAKVYTVLNADQQAKLERLQQRHMARMQKWLDQSSEVPKAQ
- a CDS encoding efflux RND transporter periplasmic adaptor subunit, whose product is MKTSKKKWLIVLGLAITVAIVAAFKFGPKDSAQYLTQKAQRGDIRDLVEATGTINAVTTVQVGSQVSGVIQRLDADFNSHVKKGQVIALIDPSLFQGALLQARADLESSRANLAAAKANLAKAQSTAVQAASDYARNQALAQEGVISAQALDLAKANAETAAAAVNAAKAQVQQAAADTQQKSAAVTVAQTNVDHTIIRSPIDGTVVARNVDVGQTVAASLQAPTLFTIAQDLTKMQVYVSTDESDVGNIRPGQQVTFKVDAFPKDTFKGRVSQVRLNATTVQNVVTYTTIVDFDNPELKLFPGMTAYVSVPVAEASNVIEVPNGALRFTPDLKADQLAALYAQTGVTPPAKGRAKDATAEQAKRASASPMAVIWKQTADKKLEPVQITTGITDHTFTEVAQVLHGSLQDGDELVIASANVAAPQKSGAPASPVSGRAFRGR